agggggttcacttcacaagctgtgaaacaagtctgcaggtgtctttctttctcttcccttctctgtcttcccttcctctctccatttctttttttttttttaatttttttttattattatttttttttttcccccttttgttgcccttgttgtagcttcgttgtggttattattattgcccttgttgacgcaattcgttgttggataggacagagagaaatggagaaaggaggggaagacagagaaggggagagaaagatagacacctgcagacctgcttcaccacctgtgaagcgactcccctgcaggtggggagccgggggctcgaacccggatccttacgccggtccctgcgctttgcgccacatgcgcttaacccactgcgccaccgccccaccccccctctctccatttctatctgtcctatccaacaacaacagtaacaacaagggcaacaaaatggaaaaaaaatagcctccaggagcagtggattcatagtgctgacaccgacccccagcaataaccctggaggcaaaaaaagaaaaatttttatttatttatttattttttttaaccagagcactgctcagctttggcttatggtgttgcaggggagtgaacatgggactttggtccctcaagtatgagagtccctttgtataaccattatgcatgcTATCTCCCACAAGCAAATAAACCAGATCTTTAAAActgctttaaaaaacaaacatcttgggagtcgggctgtagcgcagcgggttaagcgcaggtggcgcaaagcacaaggaccggcataaggatcccggttcgaacccctggctccccacctgcaggggagtcgcttcacaggcggtgaagcaggtctgcaggtgtctgtctttctctccccctctctgtcttcccctcctctttccatttctctctgtcctatccaacaacgacaacaacaataataactacaacaataaaacaagggcaacaaaagggaataaataaataaaagaaaagaaaatgaaaaaaacaaacatcttctgtttattactattatctttatttgttgagtagaaacagccagaaatcgagagggaaaggggtaatagagggcgagagacagacacacctgcagcacttattcaccactcacaaagctttccccctacagctggggaccaggggttcatacttgggttcttgcatattgtaatgtgtgtgcttaaccaggtgcaccaccacctggcccctaaaaacaGTGTTTtagggaaggttttttttttgggggaggctataaatttattaatgaaagggggatagaaaggaagaaccagagcatcgctctgacacatgtgatgatggagactgaactctggacctcttgcttgagattccagtgctCTATTTACTGTGCAGCCTCCTAGgctacaaaattcttttttattttttcccaaatatttatatatcttaatgaaagatagagaccagagcactgttcagccctattgtgtggtggtactgaggactggacctgggaccctagagcttcaggcatgtaagtctggtTGCTCTATCTCTCCTGGCCCAAGGATGACCTTCTAGGTTCTTTTAATCCTGAGCTCTGTCTCATATTGGAGAACTGAATTATCTCAGACTCTTCCTTGCTAATTTCTCCAAATTCTCTAGGAAAATCAGAAAACCCAGAAGGCCAAGGAACACCCAAGCTAAAGGTGAGCCCTGTGGGTGTATGGGGACCTCGACCTCCTCCTCAGCGTGGGCAGATTTTCCTGGTGGCACATACTCCTGGCTGGCCTGAGGGATCTCTAGGGAGCCAAAACCACATCACATGCTGCCATCGCTCACTTTGGGTTGGAATATCTGCTCAGAGTGGCCTGACCATGGTGCCCTTGAAAGAGAACAGCCGGTAGGCCATAGGCTGGCTCCCACTGAGCAGGTGACCTTGTccatttttaagagaaaaatacatgctggggtggaggtgggtggtcCTCCCTGGATCACAGGTGCCTTGAAGACGCCAAGCATGTCAGCCCAGCTCTGGGGATTGAGGAGGTTCAGGCTGAGGCTAAGGCTGAAGCTGAGGTGAATGAcactcatctctgtcttctcagcTGAAATGGAAATGCAAGAAGGAGCACGAGTCCAAGAGCAGCTACTCCAGGGAAGTCCTCCTACAGCTCCTTCAAAAGGTCTGGCTTCCTTCCTCCCCATCATCTCAGCCCACATCTCTGCCTGAGTCCCAGGACTTCCATTGCATGTCCCTAGCCACGTCTCCGTATGTCTCAAGAAGAgttgggagacacacacacacacacacacacacacacacacacccctgccacAGCCCTCCTGTCCATGGGCTCGCAATATACCCATCCAGCCTGATGCCTTCCCTGCTAGCCCTATCCCTCACCATCCTCAGAAGGAAGCAAAAGACTTAGCTAAGAGTATTGGGTGAGAAGAGGGGGCCCCAGGGTGACAGCCctatctctccacccccttcaGTCTCAAGGCAGCTGTACACAGTGACCAACCTATGTCCTTGTTCCTTTCCTCCTATGTTTTTGTTGTCCTGCATTCCTTGGGAAaaagtgttcttttctttttttttaacttttttttatatttatttattttttcccttttgttgcccttgttttattattgtagttattattgttgttgttgttgttggataggacagagagaaatggagagagggaggggaagacagagaggaagagaggaggagagaaagatagacacctgcagacctgcttcactcccctgcaggtggggagccggggttcgaaccgggatccttatgccggtctttgtgctttgcgccacctgcgcttagcccgctgtactacagcccgactcccaaaagtgtTCTTTTCTATCTCTGATCTCCCCTCTCTGGGAACCTAGCAACAAGAAGTCATACCCCAGTCCCcagaggtggcactgtggatggAGCCttagcatgaggttctaagttccatccccagtgtctcatgtgccagagtgatactctggtgtacaccccacacacacaccctggaaaAGTTGTCCCACAGTGGAAAATACTCTAGTGGGCCTCAGGGCAGCTTGAATTGTCTGTGGCCTGAGCTGGGCTGCCCtaagagctgagccatgcttaCCCCTTGCCCCATAGTACGGAGAGGTACTCAACCTGGTGCTGTCCACTAAGAAGGCGGGCACTGCTGTGGTGGAGTTTGCCACTGTCAGGGCTGCGGTGAGTACTGTCTGAGGCTCGGACCCAGGTACCCTGTGGTGCCAGACTAGGAACTCAAGTCTGTGGGCTCCATCTCTGGGCCAGGTCAGACCCAGGTCCCCAGTAGCCCCATAACAAATGGAAGGCTTAGCGGGGAAGGAACATGCATACAGCACCATTCCTGCTCCCCAGCAaccctctgaccccaccccattGGTGCACACTGCCTTCCCACCCTTCCTGTTTCTCCCACCAACCCCCACCCAGTCAGAGGTGGGACCTGGCCAGAGGGTCCAGCATGAAGGGGCCTGGAGTTGCCTGGTGGAGAATCCTTTGACAGATTAGCACTGAGAGCTGTTTGACAGGAGCTGGCTGTGCAGAATGAAGTGGGCCTAGTGAACAACCCTTTGAAGATTTCCTGGCTGGAGGGACAGCCCCAGAGCACAGTGGGCCATCCAGGCCTGTCACAGGTAAGAAGCCAGGCCTGGCCCACCTCTGTGGactgtggggaggagggagactgCAGGCCCACCAGCCTATGCAGGGCTGTGACTCCACTGTCCCTTTTCCTGTCTGAGGGCCATCCACAGACCtgacttttctttcccttcctgccCTGATCTCCTGGCCCTAGTTGTGTGACCATCTGGCAGCTTGCTGCCGGCAGGGGAGGGAGTAGGTGACAGGGCAGCTGGTGCATCTGCACCTGCACCTGCCCAGCCAGAGCCCTGCTGTCCAGAATACTGGCTCCTCCTGGGAGGTAACTGACAGCCGTCTGCGCCCGGGCCTGGGGATGCCTCACAACCTCATGAATGCATGCACATATCCCACACACAACACATATGCTTCATACCACATCACATCACACACAGCACATACACAGACTAGACACATAGTACACAGGCCTTACGCCACACAGCATACATCATATCACACGTTATATACAAGCCAGACAAACACCATACCACACATGCACATACCACAACATACATACCACACCTCACAAACCACACATATGCATATAGCCGTCGCCTGTCACACTGTGAGGACAAAGAGGCTTGGAAACAAGAGTGCACCTTTCTCTGAAATGGTCTGGGTAAGAGCCTTGGCTAGTGTGTCCCAGGCCTCTTGGGTCAGAAGGACTTTGCTGTCTTCCATGCCTCACTGGCCCACAAGGATGGGAAGTTGTCTGGGAGCATTTCCCAGACCACAGATGGAAGGGAAGGAAGTGGTCTGAGCCAAACTCtaaagccctcactccccactgtGAAGACCCCGCACCTTACAGCCCAGTTGACACTCCTGAGGCTGGGTTATGAAGAACTTTATTATCTCCTGTACCCACAGCGCAGCCTGGCACACCCACACAAGGGGAGCGGTGTGGGGCCACATGTGTGAGTTGTGGAAGctcccctctgcccctctgccccacTTGGAAAGGACCAGGATATCACAGCCCAGTGGCCCTGCCAACTCAACTCGGGTTCCTACATCAGGTCTGGCCAGGTTACAGGGTGGAGATGGTAGCACAGCTTGAGGCCTTGACCCAATGGGCTTGGCTCTGGTTGGCAGCCCTGTCATCAGAGGATTGGGACAGGGTGGAGCTCCTGGTCCTGGAGGAGGATTCTGGCAACCAGCCATGCCTCTTCACAGAGTCCATGTCCACTGTGTGACCCCCATCCCTCTTCTGCTGCTGGACAAGAGGGAAGGGACctgcccactgctcctgtggctaatGAAGCCCCTAGTAAGCTATCTTTGGCCTTTGACTGGCATCTTGAGAGCACCAGGGGTTGCTGCAGGTGGCTATGCAGGCAGATGAATCTCTTATGCTCCGTTTCTGCTCATGGTATATTTGCTTTGTCCTGAGTTTGGCTCTCTGCTACCTCTTCTTCCACCTGTCAGTCAGTTCTCCCTCTCTTCACAGGCCCAGCATACTCCCCACTTCCCCAGCCCAGGGCCATGAATGGCTCCAAGCCATAGTCTCAGCACCAGCAGACAGAACTTTCAGCAGTTAAACTTACTCAGTCCGGTGTGGTAGCCTCAGTCACAAGTGGCCACCAAACTCCTGCAATTCAGTTGCTATGGCCGACGACCAAATTTTTTGTGTTTTAAGAAGtcaatttttgggagtcgggtggtagcgcagcaggttaagcacatatgatgcaaagtgcaaggactggcgtaaggatactggttcaagcccctggctccccacctgcagggcagtcacttcataggcagtgaaggaggtctgcaggtatctttctctccccctctctgtcttcccctcctctccccatttctctctgtcctatccaacaacggcagtaataacaataataataacaagggcaacaaaaatgggggggagaagtgaatttttaattctatttaattatttaaagacCCACACATAGCTCATGGCTACCAATCTTGGGGACCTAGTGACAAGGTCAAGCTCTTATCATCTTTTTCCCTTCAAGCCTCCCCATTTCCTCTGTAGCCTGAGTTGGCCACAGATCTTTAACTTATCCTGTGACTATGGCTTCAGAGGGGACTGGGGCAGGGGGCCGCCAGCAGGCACCCCTTACAACCTCTCCTGCCATCCATGGAGTCCCTCCTACTCTGGATCGACTTGGAGGGCAGCTCAGGGCCCTCGACTCCTCCCTGACACTCCCTGCCAGTACCTTCCTCCCTGGACCCCAGGCCGTCCTGCCCTTACCCCATCAGAAGCGGGGCTCAGTGGGGAACTGTTCCCTCAGCACCTGCAGCACCTCCTCAAGCAGTGAGATTCCCAGGTCCACCTTGAAGGAGAAAAAGGGGTCGCCGAGGTCAGGAGCAGGGGTCCTCTGGAAGGGCGGTGGGGGCTCCAGGAGGTCCTCCTGCGAGCAGTGGTGCAGCGTGCTGGCTAGGGAGATGGCAGAAGGTAGGGTCGCCGAATAGGCAGAGGTGTAGGCGACCGGGGGCTCCAGGATGTTGGGGCAGCTACAGCTCTCCCGGTAGAGGCGTGGGGGCTTCGGAGGTGCCAGCAGGGTGGCCCGGGGCTGTTCGTCCCCCCACAGTGGTAGGCGCCGGCCATCAGGCCTTCCTTGCAGCTCTCGGATGACCTCACGGTTGCTGTACTCCTCATGGTCCCCTCCAGC
This DNA window, taken from Erinaceus europaeus chromosome 16, mEriEur2.1, whole genome shotgun sequence, encodes the following:
- the C16H15orf62 gene encoding uncharacterized protein C15orf62 homolog, mitochondrial, with protein sequence METWRKGSFRNASFFKRLSLGRPRRLRRQGSVLSQASTAGGDHEEYSNREVIRELQGRPDGRRLPLWGDEQPRATLLAPPKPPRLYRESCSCPNILEPPVAYTSAYSATLPSAISLASTLHHCSQEDLLEPPPPFQRTPAPDLGDPFFSFKVDLGISLLEEVLQVLREQFPTEPRF